Genomic DNA from Manis pentadactyla isolate mManPen7 chromosome 14, mManPen7.hap1, whole genome shotgun sequence:
gacaagAACAATTTCATCTTATGCCCTGTTACTTCTATGTATATAAAGTAATGATTTTTAAGCATactggaagaaaaaataataatgggcATCGGAAGGGCCAAGAATTTGAGTGGGAGAGGGCCCAGAAACATGTGAGTTTGGGAAATACTGACTCTGGGGCAAATTACTCAGGAAAACAGATGTTCCAAGAATTACCGACTCAAAACATTTTACATAGTACGGGGCACTTTGTTCAACTGTGAACTTCTAAATGTCGTTCCCCAACCCTACGCCCAAGTGTCCGCGAACCTGGCTGAAGATGGGCCTGCTTTCAGGCATCCCGCTTGAAATCGCTTATCCTGGTTCTGTTCCCTTGCACAGGCGCATGTTTCCTTTCTTGAGCTTCAACATAAACGGACTCAATCCCACCGCCCACTACAATGTGTTCGTAGAGGTGGTGCTGGCGGACCCCAACCATTGGCGCTTCCAGGGGGGCAAGTGGGTGACCTGCGGCAAAGCCGACAATAACATGCAGGGTGAGGAGAGAGGAGGCCGGGCAGGGAGGAGCGGGCGGGAAGCTTTTCTCAAGACAACTCGTATTCAGATCTGGCACTCTTCCCACCCCCCTCTGGGGCCTAGATGTGTTGGTGCAAGTCTCTTTGTGTTGACTGTTTGAGGCCAAGAATTGCTAAGTCAGATTTCTTAACTACCAATACAGACAACTTTAACTAAGACCCtactccaccccacccccgcccccaccaatCTTTATGTTTGAGGACCCACAGGTGGCAAAAGCTCCTGGTTTTCTAAATCTTACTTGAGAAAGCACCCCCCACAAAGGTTGAGTCTGCCCTTCAAAACTCCAGCCACCCTTCAAGCTTCAGAAGGCCCCAAACTGACTTTCAAGAGGCATCTCCTGTTGACTCCATCTTCATATGTTGAAGTAGTATTGAGTGCCTTGTCCAAGGAAGGCTGGACACAGAAGGGCCCTGGGAGGGATGTCAGTGGTGTGTGTTTGATCTCCCCTGGTCTTCTTAGGCAGCCAGCCTTGGGGAGATTTGTGCTGTTAAATCTCCTCTTAAATCTTGCCCATAGGTAACAGACATCCTCTTCCATCTCCATTTGTAAGCAGCTCCAcatgttgggttttgtgttttgtttcattttctcttaGGCAACAAAATGTATGTTCATCCTGAGTCTCCTAATACCGGTTCCCACTGGATGAGACAGGAGATATCCTTTGGGAAATTAAAGCTCACCAATAACAAAGGCGCAAATAACAACAACACCCAGGTAGCGTGGCCGAGGAGGGGGTGTCTTCTGGCTAGAGATCTCCTTTCTGATGAGTTTCCATCCTCTTCACTGTATTCATATTATTTGCAGTTGTCACCTGCTTGCTCACCTATTTCTAACTTTTCTTTTGACCTTCCTCATTGTCACTTTCTTACTGGATTTCATAAACAGTGAACTGACTGACTGTTGgaaacagaaagacagaaatcttTTGGGGACTTAGGAAAGCAAGAGGAAAGAGCATTTGTTGTACACGTATACCCAGCTATGTTTTCAGTTTCAAAAATGGAAATGACAAGAGCTTTAAAAATGGCACTAGTAAAAGGTTTTTGTGGGAAGCAAGCAACAGTCCCATCCCAAAATATACAATTTGTCAAAACTGACTTTTGTCTTGCTTCTAAGAGGCATTTTAGATTTGGCAACTCTTTTTGTACCATTTCCAGATGATAGTCTTACAGTCTTTACACAAGTACCAACCACGGCTGCACATTGTTGAAGTTACAGAGGATGGTGTAGAGGATTTGAACGAGCCGTCGAAGACTCAGACTTTTACCTTCTCAGAAACTCAGTTCATTGCGGTGACTGCCTACCAAAACACAGATGTGAGTGTCTGAGACATCCCACGAATCTCTAAAGCTATCCTGTGTGATAAAGCACTCAACAACTATTTTTCTCCCCTCTCTAGATAACTCAACTCAAGATTGATCATAACCCCTTTGCAAAAGGCTTCAGGGACAACTATGATTCGTAAGTGCAGGTTTTATTCCTATTTGCATGGTCATCTTCAAACAGGACATACATAATCAGACACTTTCTTGGGAAAACATTTTTGGAAGAGCTTTCAAGTTTGGGATTTttacctatttttgtttttgcatattttttgCCTTGACTAATCTTGCTTTAGAATTTTCACAGAAGGGTTTTGTTAGTTTCTATAGAAATGTTAAGGGCTTAAAAatgaggagttttttttttttaacatttgagtGGAGATTTGAAATTTTCATAATCTGCATTTATATACCTTCCTTTTCAATTGATACAACTTTTTTATCCTCTCAGGAGCAGGTAACATTGCTCCCCGTCTATATTTGTTTTTACATAAGAAAAACCTGAAACTAAGAGGATGGCATTTTCACAACATCAAACAACAGAACCCTGCAAATGCCTTTTAAATCTGGGATTCTAACACCCCAGCCTGCATTCCTTACATCACAGTCAAGGGAGAGTTGCTCTGAGTTCTTCAAGTTCCAGGATTTGCAAAGGTGGATTTCCTATAGTTAAATGCCTTAGAGGAAACCTTTTGTTTCCTGGTGGAAGATTTTTCCTGATGAGCTGAGAGTCCAGCTCAAACGGGCATATGCATCTCCTACTGCTGTCCCTCCTCCATTCCTACAGGCCAGTGCTCCCAGGACAGAGCCTAGTATGCAAGCCCTTTTCATCTCTGGGAGGAGGTTTGTTTGGGGACAacagtagggttttttttttaagtgtttctctTTATATTGTAGCATGTACACCGCTTCAGAAAATGACAGGTTAACTCCATCTCCCACGGATTCTCCTAGATCCCATCAGATTGTCCCTGGAGGTCGGTACGGAGTTCAGTCCTTCTTCCCGGAGCCCTTTGTCAACACTTTACCTCAAGCCCGATATTATAATGGTGAGAGAACCGTGCCACAGACCAACGGCCTCCTTTCACCCCAACAGAGCGAAGAGGTGGCCAACCCTCCCCAGCGGTGGCTTGTCACACCTGTCCAGCAACCTGGGACCAACAAACTAGACATCGGTTCCTATGAGTCTGAATATACTCCCAGCACCCTGCTCCCATATGGTATTAAATCCTTGCCCCTCCAGACATCCCACGCCCTGGGGTACTATCCTGACCCAACTTTCCCTGCAATGGCAGGGTGGGGAGGTCGAGGTTCTTATCAGAGGAAGATGGCAGCTGGACTCCCATGGACCTCCAGAACAAGCCCGCCTGTGTTCTCTGAAGATCAGCTCTCTAAGGagaaagtcaaagaagaaatcagctCTTCTTGGATAGAAACACCCCCTTCCATCAAGTCTCTCGATTCCAATGATTCGGGGGTATACACCAGTGCTTGTAAGCGAAGGCGGCTCTCTCCTAGCAACTCTAGTAATGAAAATTCTCCTTCCATCAAGTGTGAGGACATTAATGCTGAAGAGTACAGCAAAGACACCTCGAAAGGCATGGGGGGTTATTATGCTTTTTACACAACCCCCTAACGAGTTATTTTAATCTCGTAAAAATGAGCTAACTTTTTGCAGACGGActtggtgggtttttttgttgttgttgtcttctTTGCCTAGGTTGCCAAAAAGATGTTTGCCTTCCACCTTGATGCATCCTGTTTTGTGCAATTCCCTAAAAGAAGGTGCCAAAGCTTTTTGATTGCTGCAGGTAGCTGAAACGAGCCcagcaatattttttcttttttaaataaagttaatgGAGGACTtgaaagtgttttaaaatgttaaggtTATTGAAGGGTCTGGATTTATTTATTGGAGATACTAAACATTCCGAGCATAGGGCTGGGAAGATTGAGTACCTAGGCTCTTATCAAATGAGTTGAAAGCTTTGGTTCTCTTTTCTATTTGTAAATCTGTTAGCAAATAGAAACCCAGAGTGGTAAGGTATTTTGTTTCTGGAAGAGAAGGGCTGGGGCTTAAGCTTCAACAGGGGACTATTTGCTGTTACCTTCTCCTAGGGACAAAAGACATTAGGCCTGGGAGGCAAGAGAAACTTGTGTGAAGGTACTGGCTTTACCTGACTTGGATTCCTCCCAGACTTTTGAAACAAGCCATGTTTGCCCCTAGTTCAGGATCACCTCACTTGCTAGGCCTCTGCTGTGTGCTGGGGTGCTCACAGGACTCAGGAGAGGGCGTGGAGGGagtcaccaaaaaacaaaacagaattttcaAGGGTACAGTTGTGTGTGCTTAGATAAACTGTAGAATCATGTGGCATATATTGTACAAATAGTCTGCCTAGGTGTCTGAGATTATGTAAAATCGGTGCTTTGGCTTTGTAAAGAATTTGCAAATCACCTGACAACAGCTGCAGGAGCTGCGGGATTGTTTCTCCCATCATCCCCAGGATATTTgggaatattctgtttacttctTAGATAGTTCAGAATGTATTCATCTACTCTGTACTAACTTGAAATGTGTTTAAGAAAACTCCTATTTCCCCCtcttcctgccccacccccactacTCAACTTGGTAATGTGAAGAAACTAACCCTGATGCCACAGCTCCTAGAGGCTTTTTAGAGATACGGATTTTTATGTAGagtcttaatcatttttaataaatgtgGTTCATTAAGGGAACAGGCATAGCGCTGTCTTCTGTACTATGGGttttaatctttgttttaaagatcttgttcttattcctcctccaccctTCATCGTGACCACTGCCTCCAATCCCACTCCCGAGCCCCTCTTTTAAGGCTCTAGAATTTCTAAGCGGACACTAATCATGAGGGGGTGGGGAtgcttttgtttgtcttctttttaCTTGAAGGTGAATGGGGTTAGTTCCTCGTCCCACTGAGAAGTCTGGACAATGGGTATGGGACCTGGGGTTAGGGGCGCTGCAAAGAGGTAATGTTGCACACACCGGTTTTAAGCAGACCCTGGAAAACCTCCACCCCCTGCGCGTTGTGACCAGTCCCAGCCACCGCCTGGCCCGAGCCCACTTAGTGCTCCGGGCGCTTTCCTAGGCTTACGTGGGGCCACCCTCCCTGGGCCCTTGTGGGCTCCCCGGGAACCCCCGCGGCGCTTTGAGCGCCCACGAATTCCGGGTCCCCAAGGCGCGGCGGGAAGCGAACCGCCCACAGCTCGGCTTCAGCTCCAACCTGCGGCTTTCTTCGACGCGGAGCTCTCGGGCGTACTCGCCCGAGGCAGGCTGCCCGCCTCGGCAGCTGCTGGGCCGGGCGCTTTGCGGGTAGCCGAACTCCCCCCAGGGAACTCGGGCTGCGGCGCGGGCTGGGGGCGGGCGCGACACTTAAAAATGAGGATTCCGCTCGGCCCTTGCACTGCCACTCCGCAAACAGAGGCCAGGGGTCGCCTCGGCGTTAGCGTCGTTTATTTGGCTCTCATTCCCCAGGAGGGCGAAGGCCACCCCGTCCCCTGGCTGAGCCCTGGGCCCGCCGGAGAGTTAAACCTAGGAGTGGGGCGGAGGGCCCTTTGTCCCCCTGCCAGACGTCCCGCCAGGCTTATCAGCAGACAGCTCTGCCCAGCTTGCAAACCTTCCAGCCCCTTCCTGACCCTCCTGGGGTAAAGGTCTGGCCGGGAGGGTCATTCTGCTAACGGCGTGGCACGGAAATGCAGCTGCTAAGAGGATTAGCTGCTGGGAGGCGAGCAATCAGCCGGGACCTCCTCCCCTTCCGCGCGCAATTAAGGCTGCTGGGGGCTCGTACCTCGCCTCTCGCGTTTCCCATTCCCCACAACCCTTCCGGGCCCCGAGTTCCTCCAGCGCCGCCCGTGACCTTGGGTTTGGACTCGAGACGCGGGTCTCCGACGGTGCCTGTGCAAAACGCTTTCCCAAAGCCGCCCCGAATTTTTCCGGAGCTGGAAGCAAAAGGCTTTGAGATTGGGTTTACGTAGTATATTTACTGATGACAGAGTCAGACTCGGGGAGGAGAACCCAAATCCCCCCTAGCCTGGTCAGCGCGTCCCCCTCGCATCCCCAAGGAACCGGAGTACACTGGGAGATGCGATGGAATTTGAGAAGGTGCTCTCCTGCCCTCCAGAAAGCCGGAAAATGCTAATCACCGCCGGGATAAAGCCGACTCTGGCCCCAGTCTATTTCGAGTCCTGTATATTTTTGCACCGTACAGTAAAAAGAATCTGGTACTTGTGAAAAGTCCCTCACAGTGTTTAATAGAAACGTAAGTGGCTGAGTGGCCCCAATTAACACCTTGTGATAAGGCATTCCTAAGATGGAGTGTCAGACACCAAATTGTGAAGAGATGTATCTAATTAATCCTCCTAGGATGACACCGATAAACAAGCCTCTATTTAAATAAAGATCAAGGGCTGGGCGCCCCGTTTGTTTACTTTCTCCGCCGGGGTCCCGGTGCTCGCGCCCGCGCCGGCCGCCTCCCTGCTTGGGTGGAGACACCGGTTCGGGTCGGCCGGCCCGCCTACCGCTCGCCCCACCTCCGTTCTTGCCCCAAACAAAAATGCACAAGGCAACACATAAAAAACCCTCCACAAAAACCAGAGGAAAAAGAAGTGCAAAAAAGGACCCGATTCTGAGTGGGATATACTGTTTGACGTTTTCCACGCTGTCTTTACATCACCAAGCACTTTTTGGTTGTTcgggttttaaaaaaaagacaaacgaAAAATACGGCCCGCCCGTAGCCCCTTGCAAATCTTTTCTGCTTTGGGGGAGAACTCGGAGCAGGACCTCCTGCGCCTCCACCCCTCCCGGCATGAGCTCGCCCCCTTGCTCAGTGTCCGCGGGACTGACCCTGAGAATTGCTGGGGCGAGGGATAGTcgccctgggggtggggtggggaaaggcaGGAAGAGTCCGAACAGACGCAGGGGAGGAGAAACTGCAGATAAGGCGCGCCAGGCTCTCCGCCTGAACCGGGGCCGGGGCTGGAGCCCGCTTGCGTCTGCCGCAAAGCATCTCCCAGCTCCGCGAAGGAGAGTTTCGAGGCTCTGGACCAGCTTTGATCCTTGCCTCCTTCCTTTCCAGCCACCGTGGATTAGCTTTAAACCTGGGCGTAAAGGAGAACTTTCCTCTGCAATTCCTTCTTTTTGAACCAAGAAGCGGGGAGGGGATGatgcagttaaaaataaataaatctggaGGTGTCATGGAAACGCTCTAGAGTAAATGCTCCCGCATGCCTCTTGATTTTAATAGAAATTGAGCCTCCAGGAGGGGCAAAAAACATCACTCGTTTCCCACTCGCCTGGACACTGCGTCTTTCCACTTTGCCTCCCGCGTCGCGATGTCGCAGACCTCGCTGCACGCAGGCGTCCTCGGGATGCTCTTTTAAAAGGCAATTTGCAAAACACTTGGTGAGCCCGAGTGGGATTTGTGAAatccccatccctccctcccgCATCCCTCCACTTTAAGTTTTCGACGAGGCGAGCACCGCAGGCCCAGCTCGGAAGGACTCGAAGCCCTGGAATCCGTCCACCTGCTCCTGCCTCCGGGGGTGAGGCTCCCACCCTGCGGCTCTCAGAGGCCTGGGCCCAGCACAACACTTGAAGCTCTCGGGGTGCCCGCCCG
This window encodes:
- the EOMES gene encoding eomesodermin homolog isoform X1, encoding MQLGEQLLVSSVNLPGAHFYPLDSARGGGGGSAGHLPGAAPSPQRLDLDKAPKKFSGSLSCETGSGEPAASSAGGPTAMLSDADAGDAFASAAAVAKQGPPDGRKGSPCGEEELPSAAAAAAAAAAAAAAAATARYSMDSLSSERYYLQSPGPQGSELAAPCSLFPYQSAAAAPHGSVYPAPNGARYPYGSMLPPGGFPAAVCPPGRAQFGPGAGASSGAGGSGGGGGGPGAYQYSQGAPLYGPYPGAAAAGSCGGLGGLGVPGSGFRAHVYLCNRPLWLKFHRHQTEMIITKQGRRMFPFLSFNINGLNPTAHYNVFVEVVLADPNHWRFQGGKWVTCGKADNNMQGNKMYVHPESPNTGSHWMRQEISFGKLKLTNNKGANNNNTQMIVLQSLHKYQPRLHIVEVTEDGVEDLNEPSKTQTFTFSETQFIAVTAYQNTDITQLKIDHNPFAKGFRDNYDSMYTASENDRLTPSPTDSPRSHQIVPGGRYGVQSFFPEPFVNTLPQARYYNGERTVPQTNGLLSPQQSEEVANPPQRWLVTPVQQPGTNKLDIGSYESEYTPSTLLPYGIKSLPLQTSHALGYYPDPTFPAMAGWGGRGSYQRKMAAGLPWTSRTSPPVFSEDQLSKEKVKEEISSSWIETPPSIKSLDSNDSGVYTSACKRRRLSPSNSSNENSPSIKCEDINAEEYSKDTSKGMGGYYAFYTTP
- the EOMES gene encoding eomesodermin homolog isoform X2, with translation MQLGEQLLVSSVNLPGAHFYPLDSARGGGGGSAGHLPGAAPSPQRLDLDKAPKKFSGSLSCETGSGEPAASSAGGPTAMLSDADAGDAFASAAAVAKQGPPDGRKGSPCGEEELPSAAAAAAAAAAAAAAAATARYSMDSLSSERYYLQSPGPQGSELAAPCSLFPYQSAAAAPHGSVYPAPNGARYPYGSMLPPGGFPAAVCPPGRAQFGPGAGASSGAGGSGGGGGGPGAYQYSQGAPLYGPYPGAAAAGSCGGLGGLGVPGSGFRAHVYLCNRPLWLKFHRHQTEMIITKQGRRMFPFLSFNINGLNPTAHYNVFVEVVLADPNHWRFQGGKWVTCGKADNNMQGNKMYVHPESPNTGSHWMRQEISFGKLKLTNNKGANNNNTQMIVLQSLHKYQPRLHIVEVTEDGVEDLNEPSKTQTFTFSETQFIAVTAYQNTDITQLKIDHNPFAKGFRDNYDSSHQIVPGGRYGVQSFFPEPFVNTLPQARYYNGERTVPQTNGLLSPQQSEEVANPPQRWLVTPVQQPGTNKLDIGSYESEYTPSTLLPYGIKSLPLQTSHALGYYPDPTFPAMAGWGGRGSYQRKMAAGLPWTSRTSPPVFSEDQLSKEKVKEEISSSWIETPPSIKSLDSNDSGVYTSACKRRRLSPSNSSNENSPSIKCEDINAEEYSKDTSKGMGGYYAFYTTP